One window from the genome of Dyadobacter sp. CECT 9275 encodes:
- a CDS encoding DUF6686 family protein, whose amino-acid sequence MPEASHSYNSLRILSQSDRGYIGQCNCCDHYNFVFGNILFVFTEDGLRGFQSILYEQDHLHELNEALPHGKTHLLPSPIPNFMLSFDGPELEEIKNLFQETFLILEIDKIFSFKK is encoded by the coding sequence ATGCCGGAAGCATCTCATTCATACAACTCTCTGCGCATTCTGAGCCAGTCGGACAGAGGGTATATCGGACAATGCAATTGCTGCGATCATTACAATTTTGTTTTTGGTAATATTCTGTTTGTTTTCACGGAAGATGGTCTGCGAGGCTTTCAGTCCATCCTGTATGAGCAGGATCATCTGCACGAGCTGAACGAGGCATTGCCACACGGGAAAACGCACCTTTTGCCATCACCGATACCCAATTTCATGCTTTCTTTCGATGGGCCTGAATTGGAAGAAATCAAAAATCTGTTTCAGGAAACCTTTCTGATTCTGGAAATTGACAAGATATTTTCCTTTAAAAAATAA
- a CDS encoding cation:dicarboxylate symporter family transporter gives MSFKNLLTNLTFWVLTAITAGALLGHYNPEQAVKMDLLGKGFISIVKLFINPIIFLTITLGIIGMGDLKKVGKVGAKAILYFEIVTTLALIVGIIVANVIQPGQGVVTASLQKGDISAYASKVQDFSWLKFFLDNLTLQVLLFSLVLGTVLSKYSGKDQIIYWLNFISKYVFRALHLVMLLAPIGAFGGMAFTIGKYGIHTLLPLAKLMGTVYATMAIFIFGVLGLILQTYKISLWSFLKYIREELLIVLGTSSSEAGLPSLMEKLERMGCSKPIVGLVVPAGYSFNLDGTTIYLSMATIFLAQVFNVHLTIGQILSLIGILMVTSKGAAGVTGSGFVVLASTLTAIKVIPLEGLALLLGVDRFMSEARAITNFIGNGVATIWLANNEKEFDRSKMTYAFNRVHETENIITDNLTDVTQQKKDS, from the coding sequence ATGAGTTTTAAAAATCTCCTTACCAACCTCACTTTCTGGGTACTTACTGCTATCACCGCCGGGGCGCTCCTCGGCCACTACAATCCTGAGCAGGCGGTCAAAATGGACCTTTTGGGTAAGGGCTTTATCAGTATTGTAAAACTTTTTATCAATCCCATCATTTTCCTGACCATCACCCTTGGAATCATAGGTATGGGCGACCTCAAAAAAGTGGGAAAGGTGGGTGCAAAGGCCATTCTTTACTTTGAGATCGTCACCACGCTTGCGCTCATTGTCGGCATAATCGTGGCCAATGTCATTCAGCCTGGTCAAGGTGTGGTGACAGCCTCGTTACAGAAGGGGGATATATCTGCCTATGCCAGTAAGGTTCAGGATTTCAGCTGGTTAAAGTTCTTCCTGGATAATCTCACGCTTCAGGTACTGCTTTTTTCGCTGGTGCTTGGTACGGTTCTCAGCAAATACTCCGGGAAGGATCAAATTATTTACTGGCTTAATTTTATTTCAAAATACGTTTTCCGGGCACTTCATTTGGTCATGCTGCTGGCGCCGATCGGTGCTTTTGGCGGAATGGCCTTCACCATTGGCAAGTACGGCATTCATACTTTGCTGCCTCTTGCAAAACTGATGGGAACGGTATATGCCACCATGGCCATATTTATTTTTGGCGTACTCGGCCTTATCCTGCAAACCTACAAAATAAGTCTTTGGTCCTTTCTCAAATACATTCGTGAAGAACTGCTGATCGTTCTGGGAACTTCATCTTCGGAAGCAGGGCTTCCTTCCCTGATGGAAAAGCTGGAAAGAATGGGCTGTTCCAAACCGATCGTCGGGCTGGTGGTTCCGGCGGGATACTCTTTTAACCTGGACGGTACCACCATTTACCTTTCTATGGCAACCATTTTTCTGGCCCAGGTTTTTAACGTCCATCTTACGATCGGGCAGATCCTGTCTCTTATAGGCATACTCATGGTAACCTCCAAAGGAGCCGCCGGGGTTACTGGCAGTGGTTTCGTAGTATTGGCCTCCACTCTGACGGCCATTAAGGTAATCCCACTGGAAGGCCTGGCCCTGTTACTCGGGGTGGACAGGTTTATGTCTGAGGCACGGGCGATCACCAATTTTATAGGAAATGGCGTGGCAACCATTTGGCTGGCTAACAATGAAAAGGAATTTGACCGGTCCAAAATGACCTACGCTTTCAACAGGGTACACGAAACGGAAAATATCATAACGGATAACCTCACGGACGTTACGCAGCAAAAGAAGGATTCCTGA
- a CDS encoding tetratricopeptide repeat protein, producing the protein MDERIERYFGQEISAEEKEKFEADLKSDPILADDVAFYLASKQAAQHVREIKLAQRHAEWSSQKQPDDARFVSLRTWYAVAAAVAFIAFGLAWYRLAPRSQDLQQLANGYTMENFTTLGVQMGSAEDSLQLAIHNYNRGQYATATAICEGILRKDPQHAEAKRVAGIIALKLLEYDKAIDYFHQLGEQQGLYANPGKFYEAIALLKRGAAGDREKAKDLLHQVIEGNLEGKEEAVKWMD; encoded by the coding sequence ATGGACGAAAGGATTGAGCGTTATTTTGGACAAGAAATTTCCGCGGAGGAAAAAGAAAAGTTTGAGGCTGACTTAAAGTCGGACCCCATACTTGCCGATGATGTGGCTTTTTATCTTGCCTCGAAACAAGCAGCTCAGCACGTGAGGGAAATAAAACTGGCACAGCGCCATGCCGAATGGAGCTCACAAAAGCAGCCTGATGATGCCCGGTTTGTTTCGCTCAGGACATGGTATGCCGTAGCGGCTGCAGTCGCTTTTATTGCTTTTGGCCTCGCCTGGTATCGCCTGGCCCCGCGCTCACAGGATCTGCAACAGCTTGCCAATGGTTACACAATGGAAAACTTTACTACCCTGGGCGTTCAGATGGGAAGCGCTGAGGATAGTCTTCAGCTGGCGATACATAATTATAACAGAGGGCAATATGCTACGGCAACGGCAATATGCGAAGGGATTCTCCGCAAGGATCCGCAGCATGCTGAAGCGAAAAGAGTTGCGGGAATCATAGCGCTGAAACTGCTGGAATATGACAAGGCGATTGATTATTTCCATCAGCTCGGGGAACAGCAGGGCCTTTATGCCAATCCCGGGAAATTTTATGAAGCCATAGCATTGTTGAAACGCGGGGCAGCGGGAGACAGGGAAAAAGCAAAAGATTTACTGCATCAGGTCATAGAAGGAAACCTAGAAGGGAAAGAAGAAGCCGTCAAGTGGATGGATTAG
- a CDS encoding RNA polymerase sigma factor, with protein MAFFRKTVSDSELVKGILEGGNRQRFFENQLYSRYAYLIREGVRKHRLTEDECSMAFSDTVLTVIENIQKGRFEGRAELKTYLYQIFTNKCVDLIRKNATNKQQVNRGVGIDDYMNILPDESRSVVERLMEQYDIDLLHRRMQELGEKCKQMILAWGEGFMDQEIAVKMGYQSAAVVKTSRLRCLEKLRAIYKTQN; from the coding sequence ATGGCCTTCTTCCGCAAAACCGTTTCAGATAGTGAACTAGTTAAAGGAATTCTCGAAGGAGGTAACCGGCAACGGTTTTTCGAAAACCAGTTGTACTCCAGGTATGCCTACCTGATCCGCGAAGGAGTTCGTAAACACCGGCTTACCGAGGATGAATGCTCCATGGCTTTTTCGGATACGGTACTTACCGTTATTGAAAATATTCAGAAAGGCAGGTTTGAGGGGCGGGCGGAGCTTAAAACTTATCTGTATCAGATATTTACAAATAAATGTGTTGACCTCATCAGGAAAAATGCGACTAACAAACAACAGGTTAACCGCGGGGTGGGCATTGATGACTATATGAATATCCTTCCCGACGAGTCCCGCAGTGTTGTGGAGCGCCTGATGGAACAGTATGATATTGATTTGCTGCACCGGCGGATGCAGGAACTTGGTGAAAAATGCAAGCAAATGATACTGGCATGGGGAGAAGGATTTATGGATCAGGAAATAGCGGTGAAAATGGGGTACCAGTCCGCAGCGGTGGTCAAAACCAGCAGGTTGCGGTGCCTTGAGAAGCTCAGGGCTATATATAAAACACAAAATTGA
- a CDS encoding porin family protein produces MKKSILLTGLLIVTLCTILRAQTNKKPAVKSSTQKPAVKTSSASRQEAINKAREDSILAVYALAKQLAQQMVREDSIKKAKEAAVLLQQKEMDKKAAKIPEKSRTAPRAATTNQKKTANARATGGFWIGAKGGVNFSKWTRETDYDSEESLTALTGPSAGFVVKIPFNNFLGLEVEPGFSQRGVVNTSVLYSDLSDWERNELKLICNYLEMPVLLQFTPRLGPLEGILALGPELRYQIGSLKTKYTTKYYSDYELEFEESGETDLPTEGYIKKFDYGAVGVAGIAFPFSKLKIFVDGRYHYGLGNLDSGVGYSDHKVNNRGISFNAGILYRIGN; encoded by the coding sequence ATGAAAAAATCAATTCTATTAACTGGCTTACTGATCGTTACACTATGTACCATACTCCGTGCCCAGACTAACAAAAAGCCTGCTGTCAAAAGCAGTACGCAGAAACCGGCTGTCAAAACAAGCAGCGCTTCCAGGCAGGAAGCTATTAACAAAGCCCGCGAAGACTCTATTCTGGCCGTTTACGCATTAGCAAAACAACTTGCCCAGCAGATGGTCAGGGAAGATTCCATTAAAAAAGCGAAAGAGGCAGCGGTGCTTCTTCAGCAAAAAGAAATGGACAAAAAGGCTGCAAAAATACCCGAAAAAAGCCGCACTGCGCCCAGAGCGGCGACCACCAATCAAAAGAAAACTGCCAATGCCCGTGCAACCGGAGGTTTTTGGATAGGAGCCAAAGGAGGTGTTAATTTTTCAAAATGGACCAGGGAAACCGACTACGATTCGGAAGAGTCCTTAACAGCGTTAACCGGTCCGTCAGCCGGGTTCGTTGTGAAGATACCGTTCAACAACTTTCTTGGTTTAGAAGTAGAACCCGGTTTTTCCCAAAGAGGTGTTGTTAACACGAGCGTATTGTATTCCGACCTCTCCGACTGGGAAAGGAACGAGCTCAAACTCATCTGCAATTATCTGGAAATGCCTGTCCTATTACAATTTACACCCAGACTGGGTCCTCTTGAAGGCATTCTGGCACTGGGCCCCGAATTAAGATACCAGATCGGATCGCTGAAAACAAAATATACCACGAAATATTACAGCGACTACGAATTAGAGTTTGAGGAAAGCGGCGAGACAGACCTGCCCACCGAAGGATACATCAAAAAATTCGACTATGGTGCCGTGGGTGTTGCAGGTATTGCCTTTCCTTTTTCCAAACTGAAGATATTCGTCGACGGCCGTTATCATTACGGTTTGGGTAACCTTGACTCGGGCGTTGGATATAGTGATCACAAAGTGAACAACCGGGGAATAAGTTTCAACGCCGGCATTCTCTATAGGATCGGAAATTAA